A single window of Vibrio sp. HB236076 DNA harbors:
- a CDS encoding dicarboxylate/amino acid:cation symporter, translating into MAEKDSATQSGRGFWSQLELWKKIVIGMVLGVIVGAIMGPEAESLKFIGTLFINAIKMLIVPLIFCSLVVGVTSMQDSRKMGRIGAKAIALYLGTTAVAITIGLVLAAVFTPGSGLDMVAKEAASSGKEAPSLVQTLLDLIPKNPVGALAAGNILQIIVFAIGLGISLNLIGEKAKPAVQVFESLAEAMYKLTELVMKLAPYGVFGLMAWVAGKYGLDILLPLIKVIAVAYIGCLIHVIVFYSGVLKVFAKLNPVRYLKAVMNPAAVAFTTTSSSGTLPATIKAAREEAGVSKGVSSFVLPLGATINMDGTALYQGVCALFIAQAFGIDLSMSDYMLIIMTSTLASIGTAGVPGAGLIMLSLVLTTVGLPIEGLAIVAGVDRILDMARTTVNVCGDMMVSILIAKSEGELNEDIYNSTETVPQGEMSSKSTTA; encoded by the coding sequence ATGGCAGAAAAGGACTCAGCGACTCAGTCAGGTCGTGGCTTTTGGTCACAACTTGAGTTGTGGAAAAAAATAGTAATCGGTATGGTTTTAGGTGTGATCGTTGGTGCGATCATGGGCCCTGAAGCCGAATCGCTTAAGTTCATCGGTACCTTGTTTATTAACGCGATCAAGATGTTGATTGTACCTTTGATCTTCTGCTCTTTGGTGGTCGGCGTTACTTCGATGCAAGACTCACGCAAAATGGGCCGCATTGGCGCGAAAGCGATTGCCTTGTACCTAGGTACGACGGCGGTTGCGATCACCATTGGTCTGGTGTTAGCCGCTGTGTTCACTCCGGGCAGTGGCTTAGATATGGTCGCCAAAGAAGCGGCATCATCAGGTAAAGAAGCGCCCTCTCTCGTGCAAACTCTGCTTGACCTGATCCCGAAAAACCCAGTTGGCGCTCTTGCCGCGGGTAACATCTTACAAATTATCGTCTTCGCTATTGGTCTTGGTATCTCACTTAACTTGATCGGTGAAAAAGCGAAACCAGCAGTTCAAGTCTTTGAAAGCCTTGCAGAAGCCATGTACAAATTGACAGAGCTTGTGATGAAGCTCGCGCCTTACGGTGTCTTTGGTCTGATGGCTTGGGTCGCGGGTAAATACGGACTTGATATCTTATTGCCTCTGATCAAAGTGATTGCGGTGGCTTACATCGGCTGTTTGATCCACGTGATTGTGTTCTACTCTGGCGTATTGAAAGTCTTCGCCAAATTAAACCCAGTTCGTTACTTAAAAGCGGTTATGAACCCAGCGGCGGTTGCTTTTACCACCACCAGCAGTTCAGGTACGTTACCGGCTACCATCAAAGCCGCGCGTGAAGAAGCCGGTGTATCGAAAGGCGTATCAAGCTTTGTATTGCCTTTAGGGGCGACCATCAACATGGACGGTACCGCACTTTACCAAGGTGTGTGTGCGCTGTTTATTGCTCAAGCCTTTGGTATTGATTTGTCGATGAGTGATTACATGTTGATCATCATGACTTCTACCTTGGCGTCGATTGGTACCGCTGGTGTACCTGGTGCGGGTTTGATCATGTTGTCACTGGTTTTGACCACCGTTGGCCTACCGATTGAAGGTTTAGCGATTGTGGCTGGTGTTGACCGTATCCTTGATATGGCTCGTACCACAGTTAACGTGTGTGGTGACATGATGGTGTCTATCCTTATCGCCAAAAGCGAAGGTGAGTTGAACGAAGACATCTACAACAGCACCGAGACCGTACCACAAGGTGAGATGAGCTCAAAAAGCACCACGGCGTAA